Proteins encoded together in one Deinococcus sp. Marseille-Q6407 window:
- a CDS encoding response regulator translates to MEDEQADAELFQELLSDVAAHATVVHMANGQEALDYLQQLNDDLSDDQPQSRPNLIVLDLNMPVMNGHTFLEHAKKDERLSDIPVLVLSTSDHADDVQRAYQAHASGYLVKPTSFQEYTEMLRLMTSYWGEVMRLPRGH, encoded by the coding sequence GTGGAAGACGAACAGGCCGACGCGGAGCTGTTCCAGGAACTATTGAGTGATGTGGCCGCGCATGCCACGGTCGTTCATATGGCCAACGGGCAAGAAGCGCTGGACTACCTGCAACAGCTGAACGACGACCTCTCCGACGATCAGCCGCAGTCGCGGCCCAACCTGATCGTGCTGGACCTGAACATGCCGGTGATGAACGGTCATACTTTCCTGGAACATGCCAAGAAGGACGAGCGTCTCAGCGATATTCCGGTGCTGGTGCTGAGCACTTCTGACCACGCCGACGACGTGCAGCGGGCCTATCAGGCCCATGCCAGCGGCTACCTGGTCAAGCCGACTTCTTTTCAGGAGTACACCGAAATGCTCCGCCTGATGACCTCCTACTGGGGCGAAGTCATGCGGCTGCCGCGCGGCCACTAG
- the rpsR gene encoding 30S ribosomal protein S18: MTKPDRKPRGKGPKRPRKPKVDPFSIGELEITDYKDVKMLRRFVSDTGKILPRRRTGLSAKHQRRISQTVKVARQMALLPYTEKLVRK; this comes from the coding sequence ATGACCAAACCTGACCGTAAACCCCGCGGCAAGGGCCCCAAGCGCCCCCGCAAGCCGAAAGTGGATCCTTTTTCCATCGGCGAACTGGAAATTACTGACTACAAAGATGTGAAGATGCTGCGCCGCTTCGTGAGCGATACCGGCAAGATTCTTCCCCGCCGCCGCACGGGCCTCTCGGCCAAGCACCAGCGCCGTATCTCGCAGACCGTGAAGGTCGCGCGTCAGATGGCCCTGCTGCCCTACACCGAGAAGCTGGTCCGGAAGTAA
- a CDS encoding CAP domain-containing protein — protein MTVSPSAEEAELLLLINEVRTRGTVAGKNVIPGSCVADTFVAGQLKALSYSGVLARAAGRHAQYMSRVGYQAHDEDRALAGNSGFFYGSTRRERVQRSLNEAGLSPTYDFVAGNSGENVAGGTPGQTASGETTTGYATPREVMEAWMQSPSHCHNLMNPDWDFVGTAYVYNAEPNVQVQPRRHQYSWVQVFGRGTPNVKYTY, from the coding sequence ATGACGGTGTCTCCCTCCGCCGAGGAAGCTGAGCTTTTGCTCCTGATCAACGAGGTGCGGACCCGGGGCACGGTGGCCGGCAAGAACGTGATTCCAGGCAGCTGCGTCGCAGATACTTTTGTGGCCGGTCAGCTCAAAGCTCTCTCCTATAGCGGTGTTCTGGCCCGCGCCGCTGGCCGTCACGCCCAGTACATGAGCCGGGTAGGCTACCAGGCCCACGACGAGGACCGCGCCCTGGCGGGCAATAGTGGGTTCTTTTATGGCAGCACCCGGCGTGAGCGGGTCCAGCGCAGCCTGAACGAAGCGGGCCTGTCGCCCACTTACGATTTCGTGGCTGGCAACTCCGGTGAGAACGTGGCGGGCGGCACCCCTGGACAGACGGCCAGCGGCGAGACGACGACCGGCTACGCCACTCCCCGCGAAGTCATGGAAGCCTGGATGCAGAGCCCTTCTCACTGCCACAACCTGATGAACCCTGACTGGGATTTCGTCGGTACGGCCTACGTCTATAACGCTGAGCCCAACGTGCAAGTGCAGCCCCGGCGGCATCAGTATTCCTGGGTGCAGGTGTTCGGCCGCGGCACGCCCAACGTCAAATACACCTACTGA
- a CDS encoding menaquinone biosynthesis decarboxylase: MAFPDFQSFMQLLDSRGELLRVSAPVSRDLEITEIADRLVKKGGPAVLFENVLGSDFPLLIGALGTRERVALALGVDDLDELATKVNRLIDLKGQGGVRGLLSNVPKLGDAMNLPPRHVRSAPVQDVVWRGDEVDLSKIPVLKCWPEDGGPFITLPLVMTKDPETGERNMGMYRMQVMSRNTTGMHWQRHKTGTRHLEKARKLGQRLEVAVAIGGDPALVYAATAPLPPIPGLDEFALAGYLRGQRYPVVKGLTVDLDVPANAEFILEGYVDPQEDWVVEGPFGDHTGFYTLPDLYPLFHVTAVTMRRDPIYPATIVGRPPMEDAYLIEASERLFLPAAQLIQPEIVDYHMPPAGVAHNLVVVSIKKEFPGQAYKVANGLFGLGQMMNAKVVVVVDAGVPVHDMDAVWREVVHKAVPGRDTLTTRGPIDVLDHSSRGWGYGGKLILDATTKRPEETGAGVSSREDQAQDVVAEVFEPFTAAELPTFPGVLAQRQTPDGYWYVALNKTEAEQARALAEAFAAHPAAAGIRHLLICDEQTDVQDTGDVWWTVLNNIDAERDVWVLDAPGGGKLLAWDGARKLPQEGFVREWPPKIVMDPAVRARVDRLWNVYGLPERWR, translated from the coding sequence ATGGCTTTCCCCGACTTTCAGTCCTTTATGCAGCTGCTCGACAGCCGCGGCGAGTTGCTGCGGGTGTCTGCGCCCGTGTCCCGCGACCTGGAAATCACCGAGATTGCCGACCGACTGGTGAAAAAGGGAGGCCCAGCCGTGCTGTTTGAGAATGTCCTGGGCAGCGACTTCCCGCTGCTGATCGGGGCACTCGGCACCCGCGAGCGTGTGGCGCTGGCGCTGGGCGTGGATGACCTGGATGAGCTGGCGACCAAAGTGAACCGCCTGATTGACCTCAAAGGCCAGGGCGGTGTCCGGGGCCTGCTGAGCAACGTGCCCAAGCTGGGCGACGCCATGAATCTGCCCCCCCGGCACGTACGGTCGGCGCCGGTGCAGGACGTGGTGTGGCGCGGCGACGAGGTGGACCTGAGCAAGATTCCGGTGCTGAAATGCTGGCCCGAGGACGGCGGCCCGTTCATTACCTTGCCGCTGGTCATGACCAAAGACCCGGAAACCGGCGAGCGCAACATGGGGATGTACCGCATGCAGGTGATGAGCCGCAACACCACCGGCATGCACTGGCAGCGGCACAAGACCGGCACCCGGCACTTGGAAAAAGCCAGGAAGCTGGGGCAGCGCCTTGAGGTGGCGGTGGCTATCGGCGGCGACCCGGCATTGGTCTATGCCGCGACCGCGCCGCTGCCGCCCATTCCGGGCCTAGACGAATTTGCGCTGGCCGGCTACCTGCGCGGGCAGCGTTACCCGGTGGTGAAGGGCTTGACGGTGGACCTGGACGTGCCTGCCAACGCCGAATTCATCCTGGAAGGCTACGTGGACCCGCAGGAAGATTGGGTGGTGGAAGGGCCGTTTGGGGACCACACCGGCTTTTACACCCTGCCGGACCTGTATCCGCTGTTTCACGTCACGGCCGTCACCATGCGGCGTGACCCGATTTACCCGGCGACCATCGTGGGCCGCCCGCCGATGGAAGACGCCTACTTGATCGAAGCGTCCGAGCGGCTGTTCCTGCCTGCGGCGCAGCTGATTCAGCCGGAAATTGTGGACTACCATATGCCGCCGGCTGGCGTGGCCCACAACCTGGTGGTGGTCAGCATCAAGAAGGAATTTCCTGGGCAGGCTTACAAGGTCGCCAACGGCCTGTTCGGGCTGGGGCAGATGATGAACGCCAAGGTGGTGGTGGTGGTAGACGCCGGCGTGCCGGTCCACGATATGGATGCCGTCTGGCGCGAGGTGGTGCATAAGGCAGTGCCGGGCCGCGACACCCTGACCACCCGTGGCCCCATTGACGTGCTGGACCATTCCAGCCGCGGCTGGGGCTACGGCGGCAAGCTGATTCTTGACGCGACCACCAAGCGGCCGGAAGAAACTGGCGCGGGTGTCAGCAGCCGTGAGGACCAGGCGCAGGATGTGGTGGCCGAAGTGTTTGAGCCTTTCACTGCCGCTGAGCTGCCCACTTTCCCCGGAGTGCTGGCGCAGCGGCAGACGCCGGATGGCTACTGGTATGTGGCCCTGAACAAGACCGAGGCTGAGCAGGCCCGCGCTCTGGCCGAAGCGTTCGCGGCGCACCCGGCTGCCGCTGGCATACGGCACCTACTGATCTGTGATGAGCAGACCGATGTGCAGGACACGGGTGACGTGTGGTGGACTGTCCTGAACAACATTGACGCCGAGCGCGATGTCTGGGTGCTGGATGCGCCTGGCGGAGGCAAGCTGCTGGCCTGGGACGGCGCCCGCAAACTCCCGCAAGAAGGCTTTGTGCGCGAGTGGCCTCCCAAGATCGTGATGGACCCGGCGGTCAGGGCGCGGGTGGACCGCCTATGGAATGTGTACGGCTTGCCGGAACGCTGGCGCTGA
- the ssb gene encoding single-stranded DNA-binding protein — protein MARGMNHVFLVGALARDPELRYTQSGLAVFEATVAGEDHIVGHDGKERRLPYYHRVSMLGKPAEWQGERGYRAGDPVLVEGSLEYNAWDAPEGGKRSIVRVKALRIEQLAGQAPLTEDAGGGVRMAGGMNEVLVVGNLTRDPELRYTPGGDAVLSLGLAVNESWTDRSGEKQEKTHWIDVTLWRELAEAMQNLRKGDPVMVKGRLMNESWTDKDGNKRSSTKVEATRVEALSRGAGTGSTAATPAAPRQATGSAAYSAPSYGGAGTGNRSGGLDIDQGLNDIPPEEDDMPF, from the coding sequence ATGGCCCGAGGAATGAATCACGTTTTTCTGGTTGGTGCACTGGCCCGCGACCCCGAACTGCGCTACACCCAAAGTGGACTGGCTGTGTTCGAAGCCACCGTGGCCGGTGAAGACCATATCGTGGGGCACGACGGTAAGGAGCGGCGACTGCCGTATTACCACCGCGTTTCCATGCTGGGCAAGCCCGCCGAATGGCAGGGCGAGCGAGGCTACCGCGCCGGCGATCCGGTGCTGGTCGAAGGCAGCCTGGAATACAACGCCTGGGACGCCCCGGAAGGTGGCAAACGCAGCATCGTCCGTGTCAAGGCGCTGCGCATTGAGCAGCTGGCAGGACAAGCTCCGCTGACTGAAGATGCCGGCGGCGGCGTGCGAATGGCAGGTGGTATGAACGAAGTGCTGGTGGTGGGCAATCTGACCCGCGACCCTGAACTGCGTTACACCCCTGGCGGCGACGCTGTCCTGAGCCTGGGTCTGGCCGTCAACGAAAGCTGGACGGACCGCTCCGGCGAAAAGCAGGAAAAGACCCACTGGATTGACGTGACCCTGTGGCGCGAACTGGCCGAAGCTATGCAGAATCTCCGTAAAGGGGATCCGGTGATGGTCAAGGGACGCCTGATGAACGAGTCGTGGACCGACAAAGACGGCAACAAGCGTAGCAGTACCAAAGTAGAGGCGACGCGAGTCGAAGCCCTTTCCCGAGGTGCGGGCACTGGCAGCACCGCAGCCACCCCCGCAGCACCCCGTCAGGCCACGGGCAGTGCTGCGTACTCGGCCCCCAGTTATGGAGGAGCCGGCACGGGGAACCGTTCGGGGGGCTTGGATATTGATCAAGGCCTCAATGACATTCCGCCAGAAGAAGACGATATGCCGTTCTGA
- the rplI gene encoding 50S ribosomal protein L9 gives MQVILLEPGKLGQTGEIVTVKPGYARNFLIPRGMAVPANATNMKSLEARIRSRQKILAEEKATAEDLASRLENVAIELSVRAGEGKVYGAVTSGDVADALDRLGFDVDRRKIEMPKAVKEIGEYDISYKAHPEVSIPLKLVVNAEK, from the coding sequence ATGCAAGTGATTCTTCTTGAACCCGGCAAGCTGGGACAGACCGGCGAAATCGTGACCGTCAAGCCCGGCTACGCCCGCAACTTCCTGATTCCCCGTGGCATGGCCGTTCCGGCCAACGCCACCAACATGAAGTCGCTGGAGGCCCGCATCCGCAGCCGCCAGAAGATTCTGGCCGAGGAAAAGGCCACCGCCGAAGACCTCGCCAGCCGCCTGGAAAACGTTGCCATCGAGCTGAGCGTGCGCGCCGGTGAAGGCAAGGTTTACGGCGCCGTGACTTCCGGCGACGTGGCCGACGCCCTGGACCGCCTGGGCTTCGACGTGGACCGCCGCAAGATCGAAATGCCCAAGGCCGTCAAGGAAATTGGCGAGTACGACATCAGCTACAAGGCTCACCCTGAAGTGAGCATTCCTCTCAAGCTGGTTGTCAACGCCGAGAAGTAA
- a CDS encoding phosphoenolpyruvate carboxylase, producing MALNRDVSTLGRLLGQILREQEGEEFFELVERTRALVREVRAGGDPAELNRLLQSLGEREASNLARAFSWYFQLVNLAEEYERVRTLQERQGTRPQSLQQAVEELQRQGLSAQQARDLLATLRLELTFTAHPTEMRRRTVRQHLVDVVEQLPRLEQPGAQERVLAHIEALWGTPELRRIKPTVTDEVKAGLTYISSISRALPELERDLDHAFETVYGESGAAGVTTQLPLRFSSWMGGDRDGNPFVTPEATRAALELHRGRARELLAAALSQAYAEVSQEDLEAGEEQPTYRQELRALFVAVQAGEPVDLYPRLSELYQQLLRDGQQRTAEQLLLPALTLVRIFGQHLVSLDIREHSGQTGKAVAELLQAAGVEADYLALDEEDKLALLRRELRSRRPLWPAGEPLTETLETAVGPLREVQAGVREVGPAAFGHYVISMSESVSDILEPLLLAREVGFRILPVPLFETLDDLQRAPQVMTRLLALPEYRAHLGDDVQEIMLGYSDSNKDAGFLAANWALHEAQRQISAVCREAGVHWRFFHGRGTSIGRGGGPASRAILGQPAGTIDAGLRITEQGEALADKYSHPVLARRNLEQALYGMILAAARPPQDPPAEWMAALDRAAQAAAAAYRAFVQDPAFLPFFEQVTPIHEISRLNIASRPVRRPGSPTLSNLRAIPWVMSWTQTRANLPGWYGLNVGLREIGTEQARQMYAEWPFFRSMLDNAQMSLAKTDPTIFREYVALLHGAESPETLRGGEELAALIEDAHRDTAALVSEVVGGELLAQEPRLAQSILLRNPYVDPIHRIQIELLRRARAEEGGLDRYEHALMLTLQGISAGVRNTG from the coding sequence ATGGCACTGAACCGTGACGTGAGTACGCTGGGCCGCCTGCTGGGACAGATTCTGCGCGAACAGGAAGGCGAGGAATTCTTCGAATTGGTTGAGAGAACCCGCGCCCTGGTCCGTGAGGTGCGGGCCGGCGGCGACCCGGCCGAGCTGAACCGGCTGCTCCAGAGCCTCGGCGAGCGGGAGGCGTCCAACCTGGCCCGCGCGTTCAGCTGGTACTTTCAGCTGGTCAACCTGGCCGAGGAATACGAGCGGGTCCGCACCCTGCAGGAACGCCAGGGCACCCGGCCCCAGAGCTTGCAGCAGGCTGTGGAGGAACTGCAGCGCCAGGGCCTCAGCGCCCAGCAAGCCCGCGACTTGCTTGCCACCTTGCGGCTGGAGCTGACCTTTACCGCCCACCCCACCGAGATGCGCCGGCGCACCGTGCGTCAGCATCTGGTGGACGTGGTAGAGCAGCTGCCGCGCCTGGAACAGCCTGGGGCGCAGGAACGGGTGCTGGCGCATATCGAGGCGCTGTGGGGCACGCCGGAACTGCGCCGCATCAAGCCCACCGTCACCGATGAGGTCAAGGCCGGGCTGACCTATATTTCCTCGATTTCCCGCGCCCTACCGGAGCTGGAACGCGACCTGGACCACGCTTTCGAGACGGTCTACGGCGAGTCCGGCGCGGCCGGGGTCACCACCCAGCTGCCACTGCGCTTTAGCTCCTGGATGGGCGGCGACCGCGACGGTAACCCTTTCGTGACGCCGGAAGCCACCCGCGCCGCGCTTGAACTGCACCGTGGGCGGGCCCGCGAACTGCTGGCAGCGGCCCTAAGCCAGGCCTACGCCGAGGTGAGCCAGGAAGACCTGGAGGCCGGCGAGGAGCAGCCCACCTACCGCCAGGAGCTGCGGGCGCTGTTTGTGGCGGTGCAGGCCGGCGAGCCGGTGGACCTTTACCCACGGCTCAGCGAGCTGTACCAGCAGCTGCTGCGCGACGGACAGCAGCGCACCGCCGAACAGCTGCTGCTGCCGGCGCTGACGCTGGTCCGCATCTTCGGGCAGCACCTGGTCAGCCTGGATATCCGCGAGCATTCCGGTCAGACCGGCAAGGCGGTGGCCGAGCTGCTGCAAGCGGCCGGCGTCGAAGCGGACTATCTGGCGCTGGACGAGGAAGACAAGCTGGCCCTGCTGCGGCGTGAACTGCGCTCCCGCCGCCCGCTGTGGCCTGCCGGCGAGCCGCTCACCGAAACGCTGGAAACGGCCGTCGGCCCTCTGCGCGAGGTGCAGGCCGGTGTCCGTGAGGTGGGCCCGGCGGCTTTCGGGCACTACGTGATTTCCATGTCTGAAAGTGTCAGCGACATTCTGGAGCCGTTGCTGCTGGCCCGCGAGGTGGGATTCCGCATCCTGCCAGTGCCGCTGTTCGAAACCCTGGACGACCTGCAGCGTGCCCCGCAGGTGATGACCCGGCTGCTGGCGCTGCCCGAATACCGCGCTCATCTGGGAGACGACGTGCAGGAAATCATGCTGGGCTACTCGGATTCCAACAAGGACGCCGGGTTCCTGGCGGCCAACTGGGCGCTGCACGAGGCGCAGCGGCAGATCAGCGCCGTGTGCCGTGAGGCTGGCGTGCACTGGCGCTTTTTCCACGGGCGCGGTACTTCTATCGGACGCGGCGGTGGCCCGGCCAGCCGCGCCATTCTGGGACAGCCGGCCGGCACCATCGACGCCGGGCTGCGCATCACCGAGCAGGGCGAGGCGCTGGCCGACAAGTACAGCCATCCGGTGCTGGCCCGCCGCAACCTGGAACAGGCCCTTTACGGCATGATTCTGGCGGCAGCCCGCCCGCCACAGGACCCGCCGGCCGAGTGGATGGCCGCGCTGGACCGGGCGGCTCAGGCTGCTGCCGCCGCTTACCGCGCTTTTGTGCAGGACCCGGCCTTCTTGCCCTTTTTCGAGCAGGTCACGCCGATTCACGAGATCAGCCGCCTGAACATTGCCAGCCGGCCGGTGCGCCGCCCGGGCAGCCCGACCCTCAGCAACCTGCGGGCCATTCCCTGGGTGATGAGCTGGACCCAGACCCGCGCCAATCTGCCCGGCTGGTACGGTCTGAACGTGGGCCTGCGCGAAATCGGTACCGAGCAGGCCCGGCAGATGTACGCCGAATGGCCCTTTTTCCGGTCCATGCTGGACAACGCCCAGATGAGCCTGGCCAAGACCGACCCCACCATTTTCCGTGAGTACGTGGCCCTGCTGCACGGGGCCGAATCGCCCGAAACGCTGCGCGGCGGCGAGGAACTGGCGGCCCTGATTGAGGACGCTCACCGCGACACCGCCGCCCTGGTCAGCGAAGTGGTGGGCGGCGAACTGCTGGCCCAGGAGCCCCGCCTGGCCCAGAGCATTCTGCTGCGCAACCCCTATGTGGACCCCATCCACCGCATTCAGATTGAGCTGCTGCGCCGCGCCCGTGCCGAGGAAGGCGGCCTGGACCGCTACGAGCACGCGCTGATGCTGACCTTGCAGGGCATTTCGGCCGGGGTGAGGAACACCGGCTGA
- a CDS encoding DIP1984 family protein: MKLAEALILRADLQKRLAQVAARLTQNVLVQEGDAPAEDPAALLAEHAELSRQLALLIPAIHHTNLDTHLADGRTLTQALTERDLLDGQLNLLRRVVDEASVQRQRHSMSEVRWVPVINAREWQAQADALAKQRRELDTALQQANWLTELQEA; encoded by the coding sequence ATGAAACTGGCCGAAGCTCTGATTCTACGTGCCGACCTGCAAAAGCGTTTGGCGCAGGTGGCTGCTCGCCTGACCCAGAACGTGCTGGTGCAAGAAGGCGACGCCCCCGCAGAAGACCCCGCCGCCCTGCTGGCCGAACACGCCGAGCTGTCGCGGCAGCTGGCCCTTCTCATTCCCGCCATTCACCACACCAACCTGGACACCCACCTGGCCGATGGCCGCACGCTGACCCAGGCCCTGACCGAGCGCGACCTGCTGGACGGCCAGCTGAACCTGCTGCGCCGCGTGGTGGATGAAGCCTCAGTGCAGCGCCAGCGCCACAGCATGAGTGAGGTGCGCTGGGTGCCGGTGATCAACGCCCGTGAGTGGCAGGCTCAGGCGGACGCTCTGGCCAAGCAGCGCCGCGAACTGGACACGGCCCTGCAGCAGGCCAACTGGCTGACCGAGCTGCAGGAGGCTTAG
- a CDS encoding TrkH family potassium uptake protein, translating to MNSVFSFRLRNLGLGRFSPAQLIALTFGAAILAGTLLLWLPLSHEPGQTVTFLQALFMATSAVCVTGLGVVDVGSTFSPFGEVVMMLLVQFGGLGLITVGTMTALLLRRRVGVRSRLNAAQQVNASRLGEAPQLVRTVVLSALGIELAGALLLSPDFIAREGLGRGLYFALFHSVSAFNNAGFSLYPTGLLGLIGDPWINLIIPLLIILGGTGFLVQVNVLAWLRDRRNQLSTNTRISLAMMFFLLLTAPVLFGMMEWNNPATLGNLPLEQKLLASWFQGITPRTAGFNTLDYAQMTFAGLFYSMLLMLIGGNSGSTAGGIKTNTVFVMVVSAWSLIRGRKDAVVFDRRLGTDIILRAMSVGLLSLVMLALGILLLLVFNRHGRDGLQFIQLVFEAVSAFATVGLSMNATTHLNSAQELVIIALMFLGRIGPLTLAVAFAQRELPPPVRFPETSDVLIG from the coding sequence ATGAACAGCGTCTTTTCTTTTCGCCTGAGAAATCTTGGACTGGGCCGTTTCAGCCCCGCCCAGCTGATTGCCCTGACCTTTGGTGCCGCCATCCTGGCCGGCACGCTGCTGCTGTGGCTGCCGCTCAGCCATGAACCGGGCCAGACGGTCACTTTCCTGCAGGCCCTCTTTATGGCCACCAGCGCCGTCTGCGTGACCGGGCTGGGCGTGGTGGATGTCGGCAGCACCTTCTCGCCGTTCGGTGAAGTGGTCATGATGCTGCTGGTGCAGTTTGGTGGCCTGGGCCTGATCACGGTGGGCACCATGACCGCGCTGCTGCTGCGCCGCCGGGTGGGCGTGCGCAGCCGCCTGAATGCCGCCCAGCAGGTGAACGCTTCGCGCCTGGGTGAAGCGCCGCAGCTGGTGCGCACCGTGGTGCTGAGTGCCCTGGGCATCGAGCTGGCCGGCGCCCTGCTGCTCTCCCCCGACTTCATCGCCCGTGAGGGCCTGGGGCGGGGGCTCTATTTCGCGCTGTTTCACTCGGTCAGCGCCTTTAACAACGCCGGCTTCAGCCTCTACCCCACCGGGCTGCTGGGGCTGATCGGTGACCCCTGGATCAACCTGATCATTCCGCTGCTGATTATTCTGGGCGGCACCGGGTTTCTGGTGCAGGTTAACGTGCTGGCCTGGCTGCGCGACCGGCGCAATCAGCTGAGCACCAACACCCGCATCTCGCTGGCGATGATGTTCTTTCTGCTGCTGACCGCGCCGGTGCTGTTCGGGATGATGGAGTGGAACAACCCCGCCACACTGGGCAACCTCCCGTTGGAGCAGAAGCTGCTGGCGTCCTGGTTCCAGGGCATCACACCGCGCACCGCCGGGTTCAACACCCTCGATTACGCCCAGATGACTTTTGCAGGCCTGTTCTACTCGATGCTGCTGATGCTGATCGGCGGGAATTCCGGCTCCACCGCCGGCGGCATCAAGACCAACACGGTGTTCGTGATGGTGGTCAGCGCCTGGTCGCTGATCCGGGGCCGAAAAGACGCGGTGGTGTTCGACCGGCGCCTGGGCACCGATATCATCCTGCGGGCCATGAGCGTGGGGCTGCTCAGCCTGGTCATGCTGGCGCTGGGCATCCTGCTGCTGCTGGTCTTTAACCGCCACGGCCGGGATGGGCTGCAGTTTATTCAGCTGGTGTTCGAGGCGGTCAGCGCCTTTGCCACAGTGGGCCTCAGCATGAACGCCACCACCCACCTGAATTCGGCGCAGGAACTGGTAATCATCGCGCTGATGTTCCTGGGCCGCATCGGGCCGCTCACGCTGGCGGTCGCCTTTGCGCAGCGTGAGCTGCCGCCGCCCGTGCGCTTCCCCGAAACCAGCGACGTCTTGATCGGCTAA
- the rpsF gene encoding 30S ribosomal protein S6: MAQYDLNLILNPNISAEQVETEKEFIQRAVSNAGGEITNLDELGNRRLAYAINKTREGYYLMYTINVEGNPEKDIASNLRLRDNVYRVLVVKDRPEWKTKKSA, from the coding sequence ATGGCACAGTACGACCTGAACCTGATCCTGAACCCCAACATCAGCGCCGAGCAGGTGGAAACCGAAAAGGAATTCATCCAGCGCGCCGTGAGCAACGCGGGAGGCGAGATCACCAACCTGGACGAACTCGGCAACCGCCGCCTGGCCTACGCGATCAACAAGACCCGCGAAGGCTACTACCTGATGTACACCATCAACGTGGAAGGCAACCCTGAAAAGGACATTGCCAGCAACCTGCGTCTGCGCGACAACGTGTACCGCGTGTTGGTGGTCAAGGACCGTCCCGAGTGGAAGACCAAGAAGAGCGCCTGA
- a CDS encoding replication-associated recombination protein A has product MTLFDPPAPLAERLRPQTTAEVVGQRHLLGPGKPLTRLLESGRLPSLILWGPPGVGKTTLARLLAGEVGAHFIQLSAVSAGVKDVRETVVEAQARRGRGQKTVLFLDEIHRFNKAQQDALLPHVESGLLTLIGATTENPSFEVNPALRSRARTLVLEPLSQDDLRGLIERALSDPRGLEGVSIEPDALNLLARLADGDARRALGTLEAAAVLANPVDGEAVTEAFGRHLPAMDKGGEDFYNLISALHKSVRGSHVDASLYWLARMLEGGADPLYVARRIVRIASEDVGLADPQALRLAIAARDTAEFLGRPEGDLALAQAVVYLALAPKSNSVYTAWKRTVRAVQEGETLPVPLHLRNAPTELMRVQGYSKSYAYYFDNLAGSFAQAYLPEGADLDLYHPGSEGWEGRVQERWRKLRAAHGEGEGADELDE; this is encoded by the coding sequence ATGACGCTGTTCGATCCCCCCGCTCCCCTGGCCGAACGCCTGCGCCCCCAGACCACTGCCGAAGTCGTGGGGCAGCGGCACCTGCTGGGCCCCGGCAAACCGCTGACCCGCCTGCTGGAATCCGGCCGGCTCCCCTCGCTGATTCTGTGGGGGCCACCGGGGGTCGGCAAGACCACCCTGGCCCGGCTGCTGGCCGGTGAAGTGGGAGCGCATTTTATCCAGCTCTCGGCCGTCAGTGCCGGGGTCAAGGACGTGCGCGAGACGGTGGTGGAAGCGCAGGCGCGGCGCGGACGTGGGCAGAAGACCGTGCTGTTTCTGGACGAGATTCACCGCTTTAACAAAGCCCAGCAAGATGCCCTGCTGCCGCACGTGGAGTCGGGCCTGCTGACCCTGATCGGCGCCACCACCGAAAACCCCAGTTTCGAGGTCAACCCGGCGCTGCGCTCGCGGGCGCGGACGCTGGTGCTGGAGCCACTGAGTCAAGACGACCTGCGAGGGTTGATCGAACGGGCGCTGAGCGACCCGCGCGGGCTGGAAGGCGTGAGCATAGAGCCGGACGCCCTGAACCTGTTGGCCCGGCTGGCCGACGGCGACGCGCGGCGGGCCCTGGGCACGCTGGAAGCAGCCGCAGTCCTGGCCAACCCGGTAGACGGGGAAGCCGTGACCGAGGCTTTCGGCCGGCATCTGCCAGCAATGGACAAGGGCGGCGAGGATTTTTACAACCTGATTTCGGCGCTGCACAAGTCGGTGCGGGGCAGCCATGTGGACGCTTCGCTGTACTGGCTGGCGCGGATGCTGGAAGGCGGCGCGGACCCCCTCTATGTGGCGCGGCGCATCGTGCGGATTGCCAGTGAAGATGTGGGTCTGGCTGACCCGCAGGCGCTGCGGCTGGCGATTGCCGCCCGCGATACCGCCGAGTTCCTGGGACGGCCCGAAGGAGACCTGGCGCTGGCGCAAGCCGTGGTATACCTGGCACTGGCGCCCAAGAGCAACAGCGTATATACCGCCTGGAAGCGTACCGTCCGTGCCGTGCAGGAAGGCGAAACACTGCCGGTGCCGCTGCACCTGCGCAACGCCCCCACCGAATTGATGCGTGTTCAGGGCTACAGCAAAAGCTACGCCTACTACTTCGACAACCTGGCGGGATCATTTGCCCAGGCTTACCTGCCGGAAGGTGCTGACCTGGACTTGTACCATCCCGGCAGCGAGGGCTGGGAAGGACGCGTGCAGGAGCGTTGGCGTAAGCTGCGGGCGGCACACGGAGAAGGTGAAGGCGCGGACGAATTGGACGAATAA